The genomic region AGGTAAAGTACGTCGaaaatatcatatttgttcattattccacttcaaaaataattatattatcacattattattattattattattgcaatcaaaattaaattattattaagataatactatatttttatatttttatatttttatatttctattaaactcttcaccaaaGCAAAAAAATCTGTTTAAgactaataattattattattatattatcatatctttctattattattataattttagatTGACATAATTATTAAGTTAACTATTAGTTGATGGAGATAGAtagaattgattaatagttaaactcaaagtggatgagtggtagttgagaggagaaaataaataaaatatttttttggctcttcatgcatttaagtgtcacaaacatgtcAAATTTAATGCTTTTAGTTTTTATTAACATATATTTGTGCATCAATTATGTAAGTGTAATACGCCTTTGGCGTAATAATACTCCATCTACATGATACATTTCAGTTGATACTTCACATAAACACTTACAAACAGTGGTGATAATATGATAACGCATTTGTCTCTATCTATAGGTTGCTTGTAATAAGGTTGGGACCCTTGTTTTGCATTTTATCTAATCATAAACATGATAATATACTTGATTGAAATTATAATATTCTGTATGATAACTTTAGCATTCATCTCTGTAGGATCTATATCTTTGGCACCATCTTTTGTTGGAGTTATCACTGATTGACTAGTTAACACATcaaaatgacaacaattaatgcaatttGAATCACTAGGCCCGCATACTTGTATCTCTACAAATATCTATCCTTTATATTAATATTCAAGCCTCTACATGATACACAAAAACCAACAGATACTTCACATAAACTGTTGCAAACAATGGTAATAACATGATACCTTATTTGTTGTCCGTCGACAAAGGAGAGATCACTCTTCCTCCTCCCAAACTCTTCCCCAAGTTGTCAATGTTTTTTCTCCCCAGCCTTGATGTGAGTTACTAGTTGTTCTGCTAGTGTGTTATAAGTGGTCTGTTTGGGCCTTTGTTGTCAATGGCCTATTCTTGACCAGTTGTTTCTGGCCTTTTCGGTCTGTCTTTGTATAGGGTCAGCACCCTTGTTTTAcagcttttttaatcaaaaacatgatagttatttgatcaaaattttaatattttgcattaaaactttagcatcCATATTTCTTTGTAGATTTATATCTTTAACACTAGCTTTTCATTGAGTTTATCACTAGTTGAGTAGTTCATGTTCCTAGTAAAATTATCAGTACAAGATTTAAGTTACAAAATTATGTATTCTAAATTAAAGATCCTTATGGCATGTAAGATCCACATACCTTATATATCAAAAATTCATTCTTTATGCATGTTATGCTTATTCAGGCTTCTACATTAACATGCCACTTACTAATTTGGTATATATTCTTTGTTCTACCGAATTTGTACAATCTAGCTACACATTTGTCTGtatcagtcaatgttctaaatcaaAGCATTCTCAACAAAACAAATGTAATACACTGTCTAAAAGAGAATTGCTAATTAGATGGTTTTGAATACCATCGTTGTTGATGGAAGGTTCACATGGCTCAAGGTTTTTTCCCCTCAAATAATTTAGATATGGTTACATATCCACGGAGCTCTTCTTTcatcaaggatagaaaatgcaaccTCAATGTAAAAGCCACAATAGATATCCTTGTAAATTGACTGTTTGATTAAGGATTTCAACACATCTGGATAACTTTGGTTAATTATGGACCACAAATGTCTAGCCCTGTTCATATGAATGATTATACACAACTACTCAACAAAGATGACTTTAACACATTACTTGATAACATCTCTTCTGCATAGAAGAAATTATAGACTACAAAAACATATTGTTTCTCTACACGGTAGAGATGTTAATTTACCCAAAACCACCTCACATCTCACTAACTAAACATTGTCTTCTCTCCTGATAAAACTCCCAATTATTAACTAAACAAATGACCAAATATTTTGTCCAGGAGCTTGTGGTCAATTGGTAGGATCATTTGGTCTTCAACATTTGGTTCTCATGTTGAAGACCAAGGTTCAGTTCTCCCCAAGGACATCTTAATGCTGATAGGGTTATGCTCAAGTGATATTCCCACTCCAATAAGAGTGCACAGTAGGCCCACAGGGAATGATGGAGGAAATCAAGGAGGAATAAGGAGTAGTTGCCTTGCAGAAGGAGATGGAGGAGAAAGCATTCAAGTTataggagagagatggagagaagggGAAAGAAGGTGACGAGAAGGAGAAGCATTCAAGTCGTGATAGAAAAACACTAGGGTTACAGAGTTTGAATATAACTAAAACAGTGTCCCCTACTGATTGAGCATTGATATTCTATCTATCTAAAATAGAGACCTCTGAAGCCACTAAAAAAGTATGCACACAACATCTTGAACAAATGTGAACAACAGAGAAATCGGAAAAAGTGAGGAACAACTATGCAGCGTCAAAAAAGGGCTAGCACTATATCATATTCAATGCAGCAACCATATCATTGATATGGAAATATGAGTCAGAAGTGATGATTGTACTTAAAATCTTGAATCTCTCTGTGAGTTTGGGCAAATTACAAACTATCAAATAGAaaattcagattgacaacaagatcttttgatattccttctaaacatccttcgGTAATTCCTTACATAGCATTCAGATAACCTTGTCTCAGATGTATTTCCATGTGTTAGTTGATTAAGAAAAAGCGTGAATGCCATTTTATCTACAAGCATAGAAATTTATTGAACAATGACAAATATTTGAGTGCTAATAAAGAAAAGAGACCCATACACCCATCCTTTATGTATATTGAATTGCATTTATGATAGATGATGAAAGAAGCTTTGGAAGCATCCCAACATCAAAGATACTTTTAGAGTACACTCCTACAGGCTAAAAATACAGATTAAATCACTGAAAAAGTGATCTGCAAGCTGCCTACAATGAAATCATACCTGTTTCATCTGCAGAACATGTGCTTGCAATCCTATAATTAGAATGTTTTGTCTTGATAGGTCCAGAATTATTCGTGTGTCTGGCCCTACCAGAGGTTTTAGGGTTAGTGTTATTTGTGTTGACTCGAATATTTTTTCTGCCCTTGTAGCTTACAGAGCTAGCAAAAACCCTCTCATCTCCCAATTGCTTCAGAGATGATCCAAGAGTATGCCTTTCTGGATCAATATTTTCACAAGGTTCAGAAGAGTTCAAACCAACATGAATCGTTGCTTCTGAATTACTTTCCTCATCTTGATCACCCGACTGAGAAAGAAAATTATTTggattggtatcagagttttgacACTCATCATTAGATGTTCTAGTCGTACCTGAATCAGATGCCAATGAATTGTGTATTGCATTAGAGGGGCCAGAACTAGCTCCTGGCTTATGTCCTGCTGGAAGACCCCTTAAAGCTGTAGATGTAAATGATGAGTTTCTAGACCGGTTGCCTTCCATGCAAGTTGAACTAGTGCTCTGAATCCCAAGAGCTTGTGCAAAAAGCCTTTGAGCAGCTCTCCCAGGAATGTGTTTATTATGGATCCGCCCTGTTAGTAAATGATTCTGAGAATTTGTTCCTTGCGATTCACTTGTTGAAGGAGGCTCCGCCTCAACCCTTGATTGATGCACTTGTTCAGGCTTCACCTTGGATGCTGACGACTTGTTTCTATCTTGTTCAACACTAACTTTAAACTGTGGGGCATTCTGGTATGAAGTATCATCCTGAAAAGTTTCTGTTTCAGAAGCATTGCTACTTCCAATTCCAAGCCTTGATGTTGATTCTATGGTACTCTTCAAAGGACCATTTGCTAAAGGAAGCCCAAGAGCCTGTGCAAACATCCTCTTAGCTGCTGCTGCAGGCATATGTCCTAAACTAGCCTTTACCGGCTGCTGAACCCCAGTTGTAACTTCTGATGTATTAATCCAGCTTTTGTCTGGCAGTTTCTCATCTAGAAAAGGTTTTTCTGAAATCAAGCTCTTATCTGTCATTTTATCATCCATGCAAAGAATTTTTGAATTCAACATTTTAACTGGCACTCTTTCTGCTTCTATAACAGGAGGGTTTTCTGATCCATCTTTTGTGAAATGTGGAGCACCAACAACATGTGGCAAATCACCAGGGTTTCTCTGCACTGTTTTCATATCTGCAGGTGTAACTTTTGTATCCACCTTCCCATATGTGCATGAAACATCTCCATTTAAGTAGTTGTTTATCATTATTTTAACAGCTGCGGCAGGTGACTCTTCTGAACTAGCCCTCACAGCGTGCTGAACTTGAACTTGGGGCAATGCACCATTCAAGAATTTTTCCAGTGTCTTCTCGTCCACTTGTGGAGCCtctataatcttaggtatatcaggTTTCTCACAAGATGCATCTACCATTATCCTCTTGCCTAAAGCATGAGCAATCATTCTGCGAGCAACTACTGGTACAGTTCTAGGCCTAGGAGTTGCCTGCTCCTTCTGCTCACCATTTTCTTCACATGAACTTAGAGAAAATATCCGTTCACGTGCAGCAAGGTAGGCAGCTTCCCGCTCTTCAAAAGATATGGAAGGCAATTGATTAGCTATCTGCTTCTGCTGCAAATCTGGCATTAAAATCACTTAAAAATCATCGACCACACAAGATCATCAATGTAATCTAGAATTTTTGAAGTGCAGATTGGATAGAAAATCATATAAGTCATGCATATCATAACCGTACCCTGAAATCTGCAGTTACAACTCCCCAGACTTATTTGTTCAAATATAACAAATACTGTAAACAGCACGCCCAACAATCCAAAACTACCATAAAGAGCTCTGTTCAAAGTACTTTCCCTGCTTCTAAAGCTAAGAAGTCTGAAAAAGTTAAAAGCTGGCATTAAATCTATCCATGATTCCACAATAGACTCTGGAAATTTATACATGGATGCATGGATGCAACGATTATAAAGATTGCAAAGACATAAGCACAAAAGTAATGAAAATTTAGAAGGTCTCAAGCTAAATTGTAATGCAAACAGTTATGCAAAAAGAAACCAGGCCAATCAACTGCATTTCATGAAAAATTTAAAGTCCACCATGCACAAATCTACAATATTTTTAATTACTGCATCACAAATATCATATATCCAGATTTATCACAGTTGCATCAGAACCATTCCATAGTGGCTTGTCCCTTTTCTGTTCTTGACTTTGTAACAAATTGTTAGACAAAATTGAAACAGGCGATCATTTGTTTAACCATTACAAATTTAAGAAGCCAATCACAAGCAACCAAAAAGATTATGCTCACAAGGGTTCAATTAAAGTTGAAATATTATAACTTATCTCAGATTTTCAAAAAGTGGCATTAGAAAAAAAGTAGGTTGATATTTTGACAAAGTTATTGCAGACTAGCATATATTAACCAATCATTTCTTAAATGCATCAGGTTCCTTCCTTCAAGGATCATTTCTAGATCCTCTTTATAAGACAGTTTGTCATCAAGCCATGAAGCAAGAGTAACCAAACCAACAAGAAAGTAAATCAGATAGTCAAAATTTTGCCTTCAAATAAATTATGTAGTCTTCAAGGGCTTCAATCTCGCTAAACTATTTTATACTGCGAGTGACTTCCTACACTGACACCATTGAATTttcctttttattcttttctactttCTATGTATTTCACTGCACTACTTGCAGATTCCATTAATTCCTCCTAATTTGCAATGAAAATTACACATTATGACTTAAACTACACATATAGATGTCATATAAATAGTGGGATAAATTAATTACAATTACTTTGAAATGATGAAAATGTGGACCCATTCAAAACCTACTTGCTTCTATGCTAGAGAAGGCTGATCTCTCTTCTTGTCTGGGTTGGATAAGGGAAGGGGAGCGGGGGGTGGAGGGCGGAGTGATAGAGAATATAAGTTCCAGATCCTCATTGTTTTTATTGACGGCATGAGAAAAGCTTGTAACTTTTCTTTAGCTTATTTTATCTGTTGAAACTCTTTGGTTTATTTTGAATTCTAAGAATGAGGCTTGGCTCCAAGGCGGGAAGAGATTGATTACTGAGTCTTAAGACTCATTTCACATTATTTCTATGCAGGTTACCATCACCATGGTTTCTAAAGAGAAATCCCAAGAACTTATTGACACAGGTCAGGCTACACTCCACAAAGAAGAGATCAAATATGCTAGGCATTAGCCATTCGCCAAGGAAGGTAATAAAGAATTCATGAGGAACTATATCCAATTCCAGAAGAGATTTAACAAAAAATACTCAAAGAGACCTTGATGGAGAACCTGGGCTTCAAAGACAAGCAGACTACCTATGATGATGATGCAGCAAATTGAAATTGTTAGATCCAATGATGTAATTTCTGAAATTGATTCTCCTATTGGATGGCATAACATAGATATCTACAGTAAGAGTTGCAATATGTaatcaatttcattttgattttgattttgatacgCTTATGTGGGCAGTATATATGGCATTTATGTATATTGTTCCTTTTTGTAAACTGCTTCTATGCTTCGACTGGTGATCTGCTTTTGTTAGCAGAGTACGtctcttttttatctcttttggtaaTCTATTACCAATTCAAAAAAAATGTTCCATGCAAGTGTTTATTTGGCCACTCGAAACTTTTTCAGTAATACAGAAGATAAAAAATTGCAATTTGTTGGAATCAGTTTGACATTTGAATTCTAATCATAGATAGGGCTTTGGTAGAGTGGATTCCCCTGGCATCTACCATCTTCACACATCCTCAGCAGCTAAGAAAGGTGGGTATTTGATACTGCAACTCAATCTTCTAATAATTCTTTGGCGCGAGTGTCAACAGTGGGAGCTATCATGTACCAAACTTATATGAAAGAGCACATTACTTTCTTAGACAGTTCAAGCAACGACAAGACAACCATGCGATTGTGACAACCATGGTTCTACTATTTCTTTAATCCATTCGCATCATTAATGGACAATCGTCATTGGGCAGTAGCATGGGCATCAAAATTATTCTCGGAAACATTGGTAACAAAAATCTTTGTTTTTTGCATTGCAATGAAATAAAGTTGTGTTTGTGAAAAAATAATATATCTAACTAACATACTGGGTTCCTGCCTTGTTAAAGGGACATTTCTTTGTTGAGTAAATCTAAGTTTCTGTTCATGCATATTATCCATTGCAAAATAAGCACCCACCAGCCATGCACATGTATCATTAAATGTATTCCAAGTATGTTTTATATTGCTCCACAGTTCCTTGAACAAGGATAATGTCTTATCAACATAGCTTTTCCTTTGATGCACGCTTCATGCATTTCTAACACATTCAAAAACAAGCAGTGCCTTTTAATTTTGTTTGCCATGAATTTCTAACTGAAGGTGGTTTCTTTAATGATGTTAAGATCAAGTAATGTGTTTCATAAATGTTAACCTTGTGTAGTGTGTAGAATTGCTTGTAACATGAAGTATCACCATGTTTAATGTACATTAAACTAGGAATGTCCAAATTCAATGCGGTTCCATACATGACCCCTCTTAGTACCTGTTGTAAcctttttcacacattgccccattgcaaatgaggacccTCCTTacttttgctttttagggtttttgttagagcctCGCAACCTTCCCAGCACCATTTCGTCAATTTTGAAAGGTCCGAGTTTTGGAAGTCATAAGTTGGTTTGTGCAAGCCATGGTCAAAATAGAGTCTAGACACTATTAGGGTGCCTAGAAAGTCTAAAGGAcaaagattgcaattgatttgggtcaatttggacaactttctattgggaagttttgctttttcctattttttaggaagtttcatttttaGCACTTTAAGCATGATTCCCAAAATGGCTATATTTTTAGAAagcttttcctattttttagggaaccttgttttttctatttttggaaaggggatCTAGGGTTTGCATTTGTGCCTCTAAGTTATATTGAAAATGATCTAGAATTCCTCCAAAATTCATAGTTTTGTCCAAAAAAGCCAAGTTCCTAAATTTATGGAGACTAGAGGAATTCAAGGGTAGAATGGTGTGTAGTTTTCCAAATTTCAAGAAGAATCGAGTTAAAATGcataagttatgaagattttgaatCTGGTTTCCATGGAGATCCTCTCTCTCCAAGTTCTCCCAGCAAGGATGTTCACAAGGTCAAGGGTCACAAGAAGTCCTCCTTGAAGGGGACTTGACATGGTCAAGCAAGCAAGGAAGTCTGCCCAGGATGTGGTGCATAAAGCCAATGGACTCCACCCTTGATTGAGTATAAGGTGCATGAGTCTCTTGAACTCCACCCAGCAAAGAGGTTCATAGGGTCATGAGATTGATCAAGTCCGCCCTCATGATGTATGCAAAGGGAAGAGATCTCTCCAAGTCCACTCACTGTGGTACCCAAATGTCATAAAGTCTGCTTGGAATCAATGCACAAAATGAACTAAGTCCGCCCTCATGGTGCTCAAGTTTGATGAACCCCGCCAAGGAGAAGGTGCATGAGTTTGATGAAGTCTGCCATGAAGGTGCACAACTCCCCTCAAGTCCACCTTGTAAAGTGCAAGGATATGAGCAACTCCCCCACGAAAGAAGTGCAAAGACATGTCTAAGTCCGCTTTGAAGCATGAAGTGCAAAGGTATGGTCAAGTCCTCCCTAAAGTGAGAGAAGAAGCAAGTTGAGAGGTGCATGGAATCAACCAAGTCCCCCCTCCATGGAGAATGTGCCTTACGAAGTCCGCCTtgaagaagattgaacatggtgcaaAAGATTGATCAAGTCCGCCTAGAGGTTAAGAACATGGCAAGTAAGAGGTGCACAAGTTTCATGAAGTCTGCTGGCCTATGGTGCACAAGTTCCATGAAGTCCGCCCACATGTGAAATACATTTCAAGTAAGAGGTGCAAAGGTTTGATAAAGTCTACCATGTAGATGGAGAAGAGGTTCTTCCAAGTCTGCCCTCATTGCTTGATAACATAAGGAAAGGATTCCCATGAAGTCCGCCCTGCCTTGAAAATCTGATCAGTAAGCAAGGAAAATGCTTTACCAACTCCACCATGGTGAAGGAAAGAAAGTTCCAAAATTCAAGCTAAGGGAAAAAAGAAAGTTTTAGAAAgtttcaaaatttggaagaagaaagaaagatggaGTTCGATTCATAAACTCAAactgaaaatagaaactttctcaaGGAACTAAACTCAAACTAGAAACAAGATTAGAACTTTCCCAAGTGACTGAGTTCAACTGAAATCAAAATAAACACTTTCTAAAGAAACTAAACTCAACAAAGAAACAAGACATGTCTAGGTTCGATGAATGgaagaaaaaatagagacaaatccaGTTCGAATTTGGAAGGACTGACTGGGTTTCTAATTGCAAAATTCGAACTCTTTAAGAATGaatcatt from Cryptomeria japonica chromosome 3, Sugi_1.0, whole genome shotgun sequence harbors:
- the LOC131066009 gene encoding uncharacterized protein LOC131066009 isoform X2, which codes for MDQLSMAGELAGLIKDNLPCKHLILSAEETFVEFLGPSSSLEDTLELEPMVSYHRMLLHRLADIFGLVHESVGEGDDRHLIVERCEDSSIPAVLVSDILEWQYGETQSQQAACQLLKRKIALPEREAAYLAARERIFSLSSCEENGEQKEQATPRPRTVPVVARRMIAHALGKRIMVDASCEKPDIPKIIEAPQVDEKTLEKFLNGALPQVQVQHAVRASSEESPAAAVKIMINNYLNGDVSCTYGKVDTKVTPADMKTVQRNPGDLPHVVGAPHFTKDGSENPPVIEAERVPVKMLNSKILCMDDKMTDKSLISEKPFLDEKLPDKSWINTSEVTTGVQQPVKASLGHMPAAAAKRMFAQALGLPLANGPLKSTIESTSRLGIGSSNASETETFQDDTSYQNAPQFKVSVEQDRNKSSASKVKPEQVHQSRVEAEPPSTSESQGTNSQNHLLTGRIHNKHIPGRAAQRLFAQALGIQSTSSTCMEGNRSRNSSFTSTALRGLPAGHKPGASSGPSNAIHNSLASDSGTTRTSNDECQNSDTNPNNFLSQSGDQDEESNSEATIHVGLNSSEPCENIDPERHTLGSSLKQLGDERVFASSVSYKGRKNIRVNTNNTNPKTSGRARHTNNSGPIKTKHSNYRIASTCSADETGMISL
- the LOC131066009 gene encoding uncharacterized protein LOC131066009 isoform X3: MSLEDTLELEPMVSYHRMLLHRLADIFGLVHESVGEGDDRHLIVERCEDSSIPAVLVSDILEWQYGETQSQQAACQLLKRKIALPDLQQKQIANQLPSISFEEREAAYLAARERIFSLSSCEENGEQKEQATPRPRTVPVVARRMIAHALGKRIMVDASCEKPDIPKIIEAPQVDEKTLEKFLNGALPQVQVQHAVRASSEESPAAAVKIMINNYLNGDVSCTYGKVDTKVTPADMKTVQRNPGDLPHVVGAPHFTKDGSENPPVIEAERVPVKMLNSKILCMDDKMTDKSLISEKPFLDEKLPDKSWINTSEVTTGVQQPVKASLGHMPAAAAKRMFAQALGLPLANGPLKSTIESTSRLGIGSSNASETETFQDDTSYQNAPQFKVSVEQDRNKSSASKVKPEQVHQSRVEAEPPSTSESQGTNSQNHLLTGRIHNKHIPGRAAQRLFAQALGIQSTSSTCMEGNRSRNSSFTSTALRGLPAGHKPGASSGPSNAIHNSLASDSGTTRTSNDECQNSDTNPNNFLSQSGDQDEESNSEATIHVGLNSSEPCENIDPERHTLGSSLKQLGDERVFASSVSYKGRKNIRVNTNNTNPKTSGRARHTNNSGPIKTKHSNYRIASTCSADETGMISL
- the LOC131066009 gene encoding uncharacterized protein LOC131066009 isoform X1 is translated as MDQLSMAGELAGLIKDNLPCKHLILSAEETFVEFLGPSSSLEDTLELEPMVSYHRMLLHRLADIFGLVHESVGEGDDRHLIVERCEDSSIPAVLVSDILEWQYGETQSQQAACQLLKRKIALPDLQQKQIANQLPSISFEEREAAYLAARERIFSLSSCEENGEQKEQATPRPRTVPVVARRMIAHALGKRIMVDASCEKPDIPKIIEAPQVDEKTLEKFLNGALPQVQVQHAVRASSEESPAAAVKIMINNYLNGDVSCTYGKVDTKVTPADMKTVQRNPGDLPHVVGAPHFTKDGSENPPVIEAERVPVKMLNSKILCMDDKMTDKSLISEKPFLDEKLPDKSWINTSEVTTGVQQPVKASLGHMPAAAAKRMFAQALGLPLANGPLKSTIESTSRLGIGSSNASETETFQDDTSYQNAPQFKVSVEQDRNKSSASKVKPEQVHQSRVEAEPPSTSESQGTNSQNHLLTGRIHNKHIPGRAAQRLFAQALGIQSTSSTCMEGNRSRNSSFTSTALRGLPAGHKPGASSGPSNAIHNSLASDSGTTRTSNDECQNSDTNPNNFLSQSGDQDEESNSEATIHVGLNSSEPCENIDPERHTLGSSLKQLGDERVFASSVSYKGRKNIRVNTNNTNPKTSGRARHTNNSGPIKTKHSNYRIASTCSADETGMISL